CAATGAAAAACATCGCCTCGTGGTGAGTAATGCCAGCACCAAGCACGGAATCACAATAAATAGCTTATTCTTCTTTTAGTGCATGGACTATACTTTCCTGCCTTTTCACGGTTTCTACTCAATgacacaatcaaacaaaacaagaagaaagagGAGGATAGTTGAGCACAAATAAAATGGATGTCTAATTCGTGATTTCAGAAGTGGAAAACTGGAACTTTGTCTGGGTTATTGTTGTGATGGATTTGCAATCTCCAGAGCGCTTTCCTATCAATCGCGCGCGTATCTCAATACCAGGTTGCCATATtctattttcttatttctatAATGCTAATGCGAACAGATCATCGTGATGTAGTTGACAGTCACATATTTGCAAACTACGGGTTGTAGAAAATGCTGAGCACCATTTTTTAATTCCAGATTCAAACAAGGTTATATTTATGGGTCATTTAACTTCAACTATttaacattcattttccacatttGAGTGTtcttgaaaataataaaattaaattaaggaGTGTGAAGTATAAACTTAAGCATTATGAGTCGATTAATTTCATATTAATTACATAAGGTACTGGTGATTCGCGAAGTTGAGGTctaaacaaatggaaattcaagaaaacaaaaatgtgcatAATACACCACAgtggtgaatttttttttaccaccacGCATTATGTTGAAAACAAAGTAGGCAGATTTGGTACTTGGGTTATCCggctggatttttttttcctcactgATGCTTggttttgtgatgaaaattaaaaacacgttttgttctttttctgtaGCAAACTGTGCAACATACGTTGtagtttataataaacataataaacatagataattaaaaatcgatattCTAAAATGGCATTCGCCTAACAATCTGTCATCCGTCTCTGACAGGTCTTTCGCAATCGGAGCGCGTGGGGCCATAACAAAAGCTGCATTTTTTGTGCATCTCGTTTAGCGTTCGTGCGATCGTCGTATTTGCAATGCAAAAATGGCTCCCTACGTATCGGAAAATGATCATCGAGCAACAATCCAGCAATCAGAGCAGGCGATGGTGGGCTCGGACATTTTGAGCCAACAGCCATTGAGTGCATTGCTGGGTAGCGGTACCAGCAACCGTAGCCATCGCTATAAGTGTGAATTTTGCCAGCAAACGTTCAAGCGACGCGACGATCACGATCGGCACCGCTTTTCACACACCGGAGTGGTAAGCTATTGAATCAAAATGCTTTGAaggtgtttggtttggttttaatGGGTAATGTGATGGccttattttcaatttaaagtaTGCGTACCCTTGTCTTGAACCAAAGTGTGGCAAGGCGTACTCTAACCGATCGCACCTGCTACGTCATACGCGTACGAACCATCTCGAGCGACCCGGAACATCCCGTCCCGAGCTGCACTGCAAGCATCCTAACTGTACGATGAAGTACACCAGCAAGCACGCCATGAAGCGTCACTACCAGACGAAGCACGTCCTCGGCAAGCCGTACGCGTGCGATGTGTGCAACGAGCGGTTTTGGCGCAAGCTACAGCTGAAGCTGCACAAGGTACGCCACACCGGCCAGTATCCGCACCGGTGCGAACACTGTAACCAGGGTTTCGTTAACCTGAAGTCGATGCGTAGTCATCGGTGCAAGCGCAACGCGCAGAAGTGTGCCGACTGCCCTAAAGAGTTTCTCCACTGGTCCGAGCTGGTAGCGCACCGGCGGCTCGAACATCCCAGCGAGTTCCGGTGTGACAAGTGCGACAAACTTTTCCACACGAAGCGTAACCTCAATCTGCACGGTCGTGTCCATCGAGCGCAGGACGAACGGGTGGTGTTCGAGTGTCCCCACGAAGGCTGTCCGAGGTTTTACGAGCATGAGCGCAATCTGTACGCCCACGTACGGGCAAAGCACGAAAACCGTAAACGGGTGGAGCTCATGTGTCCTGTGGCCGAATGTAGCAGAGTGTTGGCCACCAGGCAGAAACTGGAACACCATCGAAAGATGCATCTTCGTGCGTCAAAGACGTCTGCCCGGGGAAAGAATACGAAAAAAGCGGTGGCCTTGGAATGTTGTTGGAAAGATTTGTCAGATAGTAATCAGGCATGTTCTTCCAAATCGGAGGAAACATCAGTCACGAATGATAAGTCCATCACGGGTGAATCGTCAGACTCAAAAAGCCTACTAGATGTTACCACCGATTCGGAAGTGGAGAACAACCAAACGGTCGAAGATATGCTGGAAACGCATATGAAACGTTTGTGCACACAGCTCGACATGCTGCAAACGAATTTAGTTCCGGTGTAGTTGCTTTAGCGCGCATCTCGTCAAAGTGTAGTGAGGTCATTTGCATGTCCaaagtttcttttatttaaaacgTTTTCATATTCAGTTTAAGTCTTGTTCCAAATTTTTGCATGGTAGTGGTCTTTTTAAGAAGTATTACATTTCACGAAGTGAATTTAGGAGCTGTATATCCTATGtgtatattttcaaatttaattttatttagcaAGCTTTTTCCACACACTTACATGCTCATTGAAGCACAATTTACACGGTGAAGAATTGGTATTAAGTAGAAGTTTTAGGAATGctataaataatatatatttttttaataatctcTAATATTTAATTGTGAAGTTTTGTTGGGATAGCAATATCTGTACAGAATGTCAATGCTAGGTACTGCTTTAAGTTATTGCTAAAAGTATCCATGCACACACGTGTTGCAAACTATGGATACGTGGCATACCGTGAAAGTAAAGTTTGTTAAGAATCTTAAGTAAAACAACTtaaagttattattattggaaAGAGATGtcaaaattgtttccattttctcatGCTTTCTCTGTACGTTAAGTTGATTTTGCAGTTTAGCTTAACATTTATGGAATAATTGTGAGGAAGATTGTGCCATGTCAGGATTCTTTCTTCTTTAAGGATTTTTTACAGTGGTAAAAGCTTTTAGTATTTAGtctaatgaaaagtaaagtGAATTATATATGCTCTAATTGAAAttactagtgttgtgcttaatgatcATTTTGAGAAGTCATGGTGTATgcttaattattattttgctaaGCGAAGGGTCAATCACATTGGTCGTCAAgaataaaatcatatttccgtacagattcatgaatctataGGGATGCACGATTCTTCAACATAGAGATTCATTTAATACTAGAAATAACTTGCTATAGTTTTATTACCAACTTTCTCACAATTCACAGCGACCCGGTCACCTTGCGCTTTCGCATCGCTTCTTCCCACTCTGCTAGCTGCTGTTCGCCCGTTTTCGGTGCCGGTTGATAGTAGTGGGCGGGTGGTGTTCCCTCCTCCAGCCGGACAAAGTAATGACAGTGCTTGTACTCAACCTCGCCCGACCTCCCCCGGGCATGTCGCCGCATACCCTTGAACACACGACCCTTCCCGCAGAACGATTCCGCCACCCATAGGTTCGTCCGGTACTCGACGTTGTGCCGCTTGACCGCCATATCGATCGCCTCGAGGATCGCTTCCTTCACGTAGCTGGCACCCTTCTTGTCGATGAAGGACAGCTGTTTGAGCGCTTCGTCCACCGACATGCCGCGCACGAACGACGCAACATACCACATCTTTTTTGGGCTGTACTTGATGTTGGTCTTCTGATGGCAGATGTACGCTGGGCGCGCCTGTTCGTCCGGTTGCTGTGGAGGGTAGATGACCTTGTTATACTGTAACCATCGTTGCGGGCCCGTGTTGTGACCGTTCCAGTTTTTGGCAAGTGTACTGCTCGTGTGTAGATTAGCAGCCGCAATTACACGGAGTGCTGCACCGGCAGGACCACGTTCCGATACGGCGAGTCGTTTAAATGTGTGCAACAGATAGGTGGCCATTGCTGGAGCTCTTTAAGATGGTCCACTAGAATTCCTACGAACAAAAATACGGTGGTAATGTAAAGGTTTTGTGCTAGTTTTGTGAGGTTTTTCTAATCCTACCTACACCCGGtttgtggcaaaaaaaacacacagcgctGTGTTATGCATACACACTGGCCTTTAAACGTCAGTGCCGGTGACAGTTCGCAGTTTCGAGTAGTCGAGCAGCAGCGCACTGCTCGAAAGGGACTTAATAAGGAACAAAAAACGCTTTtatttggtgttttatttagcTTTGATGAGAATAATACCAGcttttgtgatttttatttgttaaataaatatatccaGCTGCTGTTTACTTCATAACaagtaaattaattgatttagtaaaataattttccgcCCGAAATGGATAAAATTTTTACGCAACGTTGGCAACACTGTTTGTAACTGTCATCAATCGCCCCTCGCGGGTCCTTGTGAAATTTggttcgtgttgttttttaaattgagAGCGAGAGCGCGTGCAGAACACGCGCGAGAGCGTTTTTCCTGACGTTTCCTGAAGACATCGCGAAAAACCTGCACCTCACCATTCGGAACCGTCGGAAGGACGGGGAGATGGGACGATGAAATGTTACAAGCAACATATTTTCCCTCGGctgttgtgtgagtgtgattttttgaatgtctctctctctcactccttTCTGGAGAGAGGACCCCTCGCAGGACACTCACACAGGTTTTTTGTCACCCTGCCTGCCTTTCCACTCCGCGCAAACCATACTCCCACAACTTTAGTACTGGGTGCCAGCGCGCAAGTGAATTTTCCGCTCTCGCTTCGGCTCACTCTCCGCGTACGGTACgcttattatttttcatttctcccGAACGCCTGGCACAGTCGGAACCGACGGCACCTAGTGGAAAGCAGGGGCAgcagtttttggaaaaaatttCGCCGAAAATATCGAGCACACGTTTGCGTTGGTGCGTTAAATGGTGCAGTGGGTAAGCACTAGCACCCATTACGCTGCCGTAACAGCGAATTCATTCAAAACCCTGTGCGTGTGCGGTTGCTGAGACTATTTGTTGGAGTAACTCCGCTGTCGGATTTTGTACGGGttttcgcaattttttttctgttacaaTGCGTGCTTGTGTGTGGTGATGTGGCGCTAAGATAGCGAAAACAGGATAgctaccgtgtgtgtgtgtgtctgtttttttgctggtgtaGGAGTGTGTGCTTAAGACGAACGCATCTGAGTCGCAGGTggaaaaaacaggaaacattTGTTGGTCAATACGGGTCGGTGTAAAAATATGGTgtagagcagcagcaactgctTGCTGTGGTGCTATCCTGCCATCTCCAGCCCAAGAGCATCGAAGTGTACGTTTGCGGATATTGCGGAGCTAGGAAAGAGTAATTGACGTATAGGTACGTGTCCGAGGTGCTGTAAAAGTTGGAAGTAAAAGGTTTGCCTAGCTTTCCACCAGCATGGATGGCCTGGAAAATCCTTCACGagaacgcatacacacactcacacacttgcactcacgcacacaaacacacacacacacactcagcgTTGTTTCAAAGTACACGCGCGCGCATACACCCGCAACACAGGCAGTGGCCGTAAGCGCGCACTGTGGCACGACAGGAAACGGATGCTTGTTTTGCTGTAGAATAATATGGCGGCCCGGAAGGAACGGGAGCATCCGGTGGGTGGGAAAGGGGTGTATGTGGAGGGCAAAGGTGAACCATATCCTTACCAGGGTGCGCACAACGATGCGTCTAGCAGGTTGTAGTATCTCCTTCCCTTGTTGTATGtatttgtgtctgtgtgtgtgtgtatgtttgtgtctTTTGCACACGCAGTTTTGTTGTCGCATCccgttgcgtgtgtttgttccGGTGGTGCGGTGCGTGCAGGATGAAAACTTTGCTCCAGCATATACTTGCCGTGACGAGTGAACTAAAACCATCCCCATTCACGTATTACcattaaacaaaagaaaaagcgagagagagagagagggagtgaGAGAGACTAAGAAACAATCAAGGGTGGtacagaggaagaaaaaaaaaaaagacgtatGACTTACGGTTTGTGCATCTTTTCTTGGCATTGTTTCGATCCAAACTAGTTGACGGGCTACAGCAGGATAGCAGAGCGGTGTACGACGTGCCGTGGTACAGTCAGGCACCAAGCGTCTCCACCGGTGGTCGGCCATCAAACGACTCGTTTCAAACCATTCCACACGGCAgcataaccaaaaaaaaaaaacgatccacgCACAATCAAAACGACAACCAACCATACTCAAAACCGATCAGCCGTGCATATTCTTTCGGCGCCGTAGCAAATTTGAGCACCCCGGAGTACCTGCGAAAGGGACAGGGACATCCAGCAAAACTCCTCCATCAGTTGCCAACTTACGgcatttttccttcctgtcGTCTACTTTACGAACGGTGGTAAGTATTTCGCGTAGTTGTACGTTACCAATGCGGTTGTGTGAGTAGTGTTTACATGGAAGTATTATCTAATGGTTACCCGTGGTAAACAGTGCCAGGTAGATGACCTCTCAAGAACCTTAATTTCGTAGTAGCTTCAAGAACATCAGCAATAGTAATATTACTTGtttcaagaagaaaaaaccaacacatcaACATCAGTGCCCATCTGGAACTCTCTGGACGAACGTGCATTCTTGTATCACTGTTTTGCATAAAGTGAGGATATATCCACTAGATACTGCCCGACTAAACCCCTTTCCCCCCAAAAGGTGTCAACATTTTGATCAACCGTGGCAACTTGTTCACGTTCCCTGGCatccccgttttttttggcATCCCTCCACATTTGCCCATACATTTTGCGTATCgttttttggattttacaTGGCATGCTTTTGTGCACAcatagaatatttaaaaaaaaggaaaatcatatACAGGGCTACTGGTGAACGGGGTGGCGATCAATGAGGTTCATGATACTTTgaattagctttttttttgtatgcattttgacgtttGGATGCTCAAACTCTGCGAGCTGTCTAAGTTGGTGTGAGGTGTGAAGACGAGATTCTCTTTCTCCGACACACAAATATAAACATTGCAATCAGCTgatcgacaaatgtcaaaatggAGGAAGTTTCGAATTTGTTTGACAATTTTTTCCACGAAAATCCCATGTTCTAGGATTGTAAACAAACCGTTTAATAAACCGTTGTTGATGTATTTTGaattaaatagattttttttaaatattttctgaGAACTCTTCaagaaaatacaacaacacacactaaAAACAACTTCAACTATTAAGATAAACTATCAAGACACTACGATATTAGATACTAAGCTGTCAAATGTCAAGATGACAGCAACTGTCAGCCATGTTAACTAGCTCATGTTAATCTGTCAATTTGACAGCTACTTTACTACTACAGAGACAGAGCACTAAAGACATTTCCCTTCCCGGTGTTACTTCTGTAAAGGTTCGAGTCACTGCTAGGCGCCCGTCGCCCCAAACACAGCCCACGTGCCGCA
This sequence is a window from Anopheles marshallii chromosome X, idAnoMarsDA_429_01, whole genome shotgun sequence. Protein-coding genes within it:
- the LOC128713925 gene encoding transcription factor IIIA-like — translated: MAPYVSENDHRATIQQSEQAMVGSDILSQQPLSALLGSGTSNRSHRYKCEFCQQTFKRRDDHDRHRFSHTGVYAYPCLEPKCGKAYSNRSHLLRHTRTNHLERPGTSRPELHCKHPNCTMKYTSKHAMKRHYQTKHVLGKPYACDVCNERFWRKLQLKLHKVRHTGQYPHRCEHCNQGFVNLKSMRSHRCKRNAQKCADCPKEFLHWSELVAHRRLEHPSEFRCDKCDKLFHTKRNLNLHGRVHRAQDERVVFECPHEGCPRFYEHERNLYAHVRAKHENRKRVELMCPVAECSRVLATRQKLEHHRKMHLRASKTSARGKNTKKAVALECCWKDLSDSNQACSSKSEETSVTNDKSITGESSDSKSLLDVTTDSEVENNQTVEDMLETHMKRLCTQLDMLQTNLVPV
- the LOC128710051 gene encoding 39S ribosomal protein L22, mitochondrial; translation: MATYLLHTFKRLAVSERGPAGAALRVIAAANLHTSSTLAKNWNGHNTGPQRWLQYNKVIYPPQQPDEQARPAYICHQKTNIKYSPKKMWYVASFVRGMSVDEALKQLSFIDKKGASYVKEAILEAIDMAVKRHNVEYRTNLWVAESFCGKGRVFKGMRRHARGRSGEVEYKHCHYFVRLEEGTPPAHYYQPAPKTGEQQLAEWEEAMRKRKVTGSL